A genomic segment from Nodularia sphaerocarpa UHCC 0038 encodes:
- a CDS encoding RNA-guided endonuclease InsQ/TnpB family protein, whose protein sequence is MALRRATFRLYPHKQVSEMLSYHRQLHKDLYNAAVSNRITSYKKFGKPVSYFEQQNSLPDFKEVWTEYKTINSQALQATLKRVDFAFQRFFKGLAKYPKFKSIRHYSGWTYPSFTGWKVHSTGDNGYLELAKIGQIKMRGKARVWGHPKALDIVNRNGKWYASIVLEIDDILLKNSRKTNDGIIAIDLGCNDAIAWTNGEDNGLVPAPRFFRKAEKKNQELGKSKRRKRSPNFKKKIKASRRWKKVQQLVSKLSRKVANQRLNFVHQETTRIISGNSTVVTEKLEVKNMSAKAKKGKRKKQKAGLNKSILDVGMGMIKSAIKAKLSDIGGLFVEVPTRKVRPSQTCPKCGHQKKKSLSERTHVCHNCGYTQQRDIAAAEVMLLWYSNNLQGLGTNLLDVDDSSSTSNTSKRKQAGSMKQLGRGKRQKSRLTDGDVETPSSTK, encoded by the coding sequence ATGGCGTTACGTAGAGCAACTTTCCGACTATATCCTCATAAACAAGTCAGTGAAATGTTGTCCTACCATCGCCAACTTCACAAAGATTTGTATAACGCCGCCGTATCTAACCGCATTACTTCATATAAAAAGTTTGGTAAGCCTGTTTCTTACTTTGAACAGCAGAACTCGTTGCCAGATTTTAAAGAAGTTTGGACAGAATACAAAACCATTAATTCTCAGGCATTACAAGCCACATTAAAAAGAGTTGATTTTGCTTTTCAAAGGTTTTTCAAAGGACTAGCAAAGTATCCTAAATTCAAGTCAATTCGTCATTATTCTGGTTGGACTTATCCATCTTTTACAGGCTGGAAAGTACATAGCACAGGGGATAATGGTTATTTAGAATTGGCAAAGATTGGTCAAATAAAAATGCGAGGTAAAGCTAGAGTTTGGGGACATCCTAAAGCTTTAGATATCGTTAACCGTAATGGTAAGTGGTATGCTTCAATCGTGTTAGAAATTGACGATATTTTGTTAAAAAATAGTCGGAAAACTAATGATGGTATCATTGCAATTGACTTAGGTTGTAACGATGCAATTGCGTGGACAAATGGTGAAGATAATGGTTTAGTTCCTGCGCCTCGGTTTTTCCGAAAAGCCGAAAAAAAGAATCAGGAATTAGGTAAATCAAAACGTCGAAAACGTTCTCCTAATTTCAAAAAGAAAATCAAGGCTTCTAGAAGGTGGAAAAAAGTACAACAGTTAGTTAGTAAACTTTCGAGAAAAGTGGCTAACCAACGTCTGAATTTTGTCCACCAAGAAACTACACGAATAATTAGCGGTAATAGCACGGTAGTTACTGAAAAACTAGAAGTCAAAAACATGAGTGCCAAAGCTAAGAAAGGTAAACGCAAAAAGCAGAAAGCTGGACTAAACAAATCAATTCTTGATGTAGGTATGGGGATGATAAAATCCGCTATAAAAGCCAAGTTATCAGATATTGGTGGATTATTTGTAGAAGTACCTACAAGGAAGGTAAGACCATCTCAAACTTGCCCAAAATGTGGACATCAAAAAAAGAAGAGTTTATCCGAAAGAACCCATGTTTGCCATAACTGCGGATATACTCAACAGCGTGATATTGCAGCCGCAGAAGTTATGTTGCTTTGGTATTCAAATAATCTACAGGGGTTAGGAACTAACCTCTTAGACGTGGATGATTCTAGCTCTACTTCAAACACCAGTAAGCGTAAGCAAGCTGGAAGTATGAAGCAACTAGGTCGTGGGAAACGTCAAAAATCTCGACTTACTGATGGGGATGTAGAAACCCCATCTTCAACGAAGTAA
- a CDS encoding ferredoxin, with protein MADFLPSQSEPEDNQNGLEPELGGFLRDDPERSGLEPELGGIERQKGVYVDEITCIGCLHCAHVARNTFYIEPDYGRSRVIRQDGDGEEIIQEAIDTCPVDCIHWVDYTELKKLEEERKYQAIPIAGYPVEQAVYAAERRRKKQKMNYPILLR; from the coding sequence ATGGCTGATTTTCTGCCCTCACAGTCTGAACCAGAAGACAACCAGAACGGTTTGGAACCAGAGTTAGGTGGCTTCTTACGAGATGACCCAGAACGCTCTGGTTTAGAACCGGAATTGGGTGGTATCGAGCGTCAAAAGGGTGTTTACGTTGACGAAATTACCTGTATTGGCTGCTTACACTGCGCTCATGTGGCGCGTAACACCTTCTACATTGAACCAGATTATGGGCGATCGCGCGTAATTCGCCAAGATGGTGACGGGGAGGAAATCATCCAAGAAGCAATTGATACTTGTCCAGTCGATTGCATCCATTGGGTTGATTACACTGAACTGAAAAAGTTAGAAGAAGAGCGCAAATATCAGGCTATACCTATTGCCGGCTATCCAGTGGAACAGGCTGTATATGCTGCTGAACGGCGACGTAAAAAGCAAAAGATGAACTACCCCATCTTACTTCGTTGA
- a CDS encoding DUF1257 domain-containing protein: MSHFSQIKTQIRNLDSLKDALTELGIDWKPGPREVRGYRGQTHPAEVTIEQENGYDIGFRWNGKEYELVADLQYWQQGLSVDGFLRQVTQRYAYQSVVKETARAGFQVTEQEKNQDGSIRLVVQRWSA; the protein is encoded by the coding sequence ATGTCACACTTTAGCCAAATTAAGACTCAAATCCGTAACCTTGACTCTTTGAAAGATGCTCTGACTGAATTGGGCATAGACTGGAAACCCGGCCCTCGCGAAGTTCGTGGCTATCGCGGTCAAACTCATCCTGCGGAAGTAACCATTGAGCAGGAAAATGGGTATGACATCGGTTTTAGATGGAATGGCAAAGAATATGAGTTGGTGGCTGACTTGCAATATTGGCAACAAGGCTTGTCTGTCGATGGGTTCTTACGCCAAGTAACTCAACGCTATGCTTATCAGTCAGTGGTGAAAGAAACCGCTCGCGCAGGCTTTCAAGTGACTGAACAAGAAAAAAATCAAGATGGCTCAATTCGCTTAGTAGTACAACGCTGGAGTGCGTAA
- a CDS encoding DUF2997 domain-containing protein, with the protein METLEFIIYPDGRVQEKVTGIVGNSCAEVTAAIEAQLGQVLSHEPTSEFFATQLQQSAVATTQATYSDW; encoded by the coding sequence ATGGAGACATTAGAGTTCATCATCTATCCAGACGGTCGAGTACAAGAAAAAGTCACTGGTATTGTGGGCAATTCTTGCGCTGAGGTTACAGCAGCCATAGAAGCACAACTGGGACAAGTACTTAGTCATGAGCCAACCTCAGAATTTTTTGCTACTCAATTGCAACAATCTGCTGTGGCAACTACGCAAGCCACATACAGCGATTGGTAA
- a CDS encoding AAA family ATPase — protein sequence MVNRKKAQNSDQLELFDYCDDGSINISNRIKKLDDIANLNGKTLSKNTQNPDYDQKNILREPKTIKNKDYIENQTSQSGISRSEDVENIDKKLVIPIKFEDIVKLIGKNMARMAELIVPVIEFEEKIIQVVSDIDLSGYLLFLYGTSGVGKSTFISSLEFRKHIPIQKIESIDARKLMIDDNESISKLKKLFKRIDSIASKFFKENNSNDKNKLCIVIDYLESLDDEDGNQVKGFFRDLNGLLRQYPIIIIWPVTEKNDLETMQGFAKSFSSTMFHRRIPFIDFTGLPIKEYPNIAKKTILIFNNGKSCYDFQLNDNDFEELKIKYEQKPKEKHLIRDYLNEVRSLWEHKTDYISKIGRSVPRPTEVWFIFCYPAAENTVAQFAKQSYDLIDEMWNAEFKPLYTYISGHTQRKADWSSPDRLNLALNGILTTKIMYLPTNALVGCIAAYSKEAELNISREEFINDYKVPESWLTKQHAKGRLAVTPLFLQLSRRSMTVGKRKSGPVKQALQTATEPFDKLNENIYKKIISDQRFNKALYSALVEMFIKEESNLELTCEKAHPFLPTIRPDILVNVQNDKFICLEFCYTNNNTPGFMADYVLRKLNTYMNQLWMELGLPPLQS from the coding sequence ATGGTGAATAGGAAAAAAGCTCAAAACTCAGATCAACTAGAACTTTTTGATTATTGTGATGATGGTTCTATAAATATATCAAATAGAATTAAAAAATTAGATGATATTGCAAATCTTAATGGCAAAACATTATCAAAGAATACGCAAAATCCAGATTATGATCAAAAAAATATTTTACGGGAACCTAAAACAATAAAAAATAAGGATTACATAGAAAATCAAACTTCACAAAGCGGAATAAGTAGAAGTGAAGATGTTGAAAATATTGATAAAAAATTAGTTATACCTATAAAATTTGAAGATATAGTTAAATTAATTGGTAAAAATATGGCTAGAATGGCAGAGCTAATTGTTCCTGTCATAGAGTTTGAGGAAAAAATTATACAAGTAGTCAGTGATATAGATTTATCTGGATATCTTTTATTTTTGTATGGAACTTCTGGTGTAGGTAAATCAACTTTTATAAGTTCACTAGAATTTAGAAAACATATCCCAATTCAGAAAATAGAATCTATAGATGCACGAAAATTAATGATTGATGACAATGAATCTATTTCTAAGTTAAAAAAATTGTTTAAACGTATAGATAGTATAGCGAGTAAATTTTTTAAAGAAAATAATTCTAACGATAAAAATAAATTGTGCATTGTTATTGATTATTTGGAAAGTTTAGATGATGAAGATGGTAATCAAGTAAAAGGTTTTTTTAGAGATTTAAATGGATTGCTACGTCAATACCCAATTATTATTATTTGGCCTGTTACAGAAAAGAATGATTTAGAAACTATGCAAGGTTTTGCCAAAAGCTTTTCTAGTACTATGTTTCATAGAAGAATTCCATTTATAGATTTTACAGGGCTGCCAATCAAAGAATATCCTAATATTGCTAAAAAAACTATTCTTATTTTTAACAATGGAAAAAGTTGTTATGATTTTCAATTGAATGATAATGATTTTGAAGAATTAAAAATCAAATATGAACAAAAACCCAAAGAAAAACATTTAATCAGAGATTATTTGAATGAAGTTAGAAGTCTTTGGGAACACAAAACAGATTATATTAGTAAAATAGGTAGGAGTGTTCCTCGACCTACGGAAGTTTGGTTTATATTTTGTTATCCAGCAGCAGAAAATACTGTTGCTCAATTTGCCAAACAGTCTTACGATTTGATAGACGAAATGTGGAATGCTGAGTTTAAACCACTTTATACATATATTAGTGGACATACTCAAAGAAAAGCTGATTGGTCTTCTCCTGATCGTCTTAATCTTGCATTGAATGGTATATTGACAACTAAAATTATGTATTTACCAACAAATGCTTTGGTAGGTTGTATAGCGGCTTATTCTAAAGAAGCAGAGTTAAATATATCAAGAGAAGAATTTATAAATGATTATAAAGTCCCTGAATCTTGGCTCACTAAACAACACGCTAAAGGTAGACTAGCTGTAACTCCTTTGTTTCTTCAGCTATCACGTCGTTCAATGACTGTGGGAAAACGGAAAAGTGGACCTGTGAAACAAGCCTTACAAACAGCAACAGAACCATTTGATAAATTGAACGAAAACATATATAAAAAAATAATAAGTGACCAACGTTTTAATAAAGCTTTATATTCTGCTCTTGTTGAGATGTTTATTAAAGAAGAATCGAATTTAGAGTTGACTTGTGAAAAGGCACATCCATTTTTACCAACAATTAGGCCAGATATATTAGTTAATGTTCAGAATGATAAATTTATTTGTTTAGAGTTTTGTTATACAAATAACAATACCCCTGGTTTCATGGCTGACTATGTGTTGAGAAAACTAAATACATATATGAACCAATTATGGATGGAATTAGGCTTACCACCTTTACAATCTTAA
- the bioU gene encoding (S)-8-amino-7-oxononanoate synthase BioU, with translation MNTQPTNQPIRVGVLGFGGLGQAAAKLLSSKREMILVAAADQKGYAYSTEGLNTQECIKTYQSQGSVGYLEPVGRLSNNSIQDLIATTQPVDGYFLALPNLPNDFIPSVAQQFIKSGWRGVLVDAIKRTSAVEQLLSMKDELQAAGITYMSGCGATPGLLTAAAALAAQSYAEIHKVEITFGVGIANWEAYRATVREDIGHIPGYSVETARAMTDAEVEALLDKTNGVLTLENMEHADDVMLEFAGICSRDRVTVGGVVDTRNSKKPLSTNVKVTGRTFEGKISTHTFTLGDETSMAANVCGPAFGYLKAGRQLHQRGIYGIFTAAEIMPQFVK, from the coding sequence ATGAATACACAACCAACAAACCAACCTATCCGCGTCGGAGTCCTGGGTTTCGGTGGACTGGGACAAGCAGCCGCTAAACTCCTCTCCAGCAAACGGGAAATGATTTTAGTCGCAGCCGCAGACCAAAAAGGCTATGCTTACTCTACAGAAGGTTTAAATACTCAAGAATGCATTAAAACCTACCAAAGTCAAGGTTCCGTCGGTTATTTAGAACCAGTTGGCAGATTAAGCAATAACAGCATTCAAGATTTAATCGCTACCACTCAGCCTGTAGATGGGTATTTCCTCGCCTTACCCAACCTCCCCAATGATTTTATCCCCTCCGTCGCCCAACAATTCATTAAATCCGGTTGGCGGGGTGTGCTAGTAGATGCGATTAAGCGCACCAGTGCAGTGGAACAACTTTTGTCGATGAAAGACGAACTACAAGCCGCCGGAATTACCTATATGTCTGGATGTGGTGCGACACCTGGACTATTAACAGCCGCCGCCGCTTTAGCCGCCCAAAGCTACGCGGAAATTCACAAGGTAGAAATTACCTTTGGTGTCGGTATTGCCAATTGGGAAGCTTACCGCGCCACTGTTCGCGAAGACATTGGACATATACCCGGTTATAGTGTAGAAACTGCTAGGGCGATGACTGATGCAGAAGTAGAAGCCCTTCTAGATAAAACCAATGGCGTGCTGACTTTAGAAAATATGGAACACGCTGATGATGTGATGTTAGAATTTGCGGGAATTTGTTCACGCGATCGCGTTACAGTTGGTGGAGTAGTCGATACCCGCAATTCCAAAAAACCCCTCAGCACCAACGTTAAAGTTACAGGACGCACCTTTGAAGGTAAAATTTCCACCCATACCTTTACATTAGGAGATGAAACCAGCATGGCAGCCAATGTTTGTGGTCCCGCCTTTGGCTATCTCAAAGCTGGTAGACAATTACACCAGCGCGGTATTTATGGCATCTTCACCGCAGCTGAAATTATGCCCCAATTTGTGAAATAA
- a CDS encoding type II secretion system F family protein has protein sequence MPSYVARIRDSQGKSRKEKIVAESLSEARTNLRQQGFVVQDLKQSQSLPSFDLQKFQMSMVKVTVKDKAVFSRQFAVLMNAGVAIVRSLGVLSEQCSNPRLKQALIEIGNDVQTGMNLSESMQKHPACFDGLYVSMVKAGEIGGVLDDVLNRLAKLLEDVARLQNQIKSALSYPVVVGVLATTIFVAMTVFLIPIFANIFKDIGVELPALTQFLMWCSEILRSRWSLVIIASFIVLRIVYQQYYKTPIGRITIDRLSLKVPLFGDLIQKSSVARFSRTFGALTRSGVPILTCLEIVRDTSGNQVIANAIDAARVEIQQGGMISLALQKDQVFPIMAIQMISIGEETGELDSMLMKVADFYEDEVEQAVKALTSILEPLMIVVLGGMVGTILLAMYLPMFKVFETMG, from the coding sequence ATGCCAAGTTATGTTGCCCGCATTCGGGATTCTCAAGGAAAATCCCGAAAGGAAAAAATTGTTGCCGAATCCTTATCGGAAGCCCGTACTAATCTTAGACAGCAAGGTTTTGTTGTCCAAGACTTAAAGCAGTCTCAGAGTCTTCCCAGCTTTGATTTACAGAAATTTCAGATGTCAATGGTGAAAGTGACCGTTAAAGATAAAGCGGTCTTTTCGCGTCAATTTGCTGTTTTGATGAATGCAGGTGTCGCGATTGTCAGAAGTTTAGGGGTGCTGTCCGAACAGTGTAGCAATCCTAGATTAAAGCAAGCACTGATTGAAATAGGTAATGATGTGCAAACTGGGATGAACCTTTCAGAGTCGATGCAGAAACATCCTGCCTGCTTTGATGGTTTGTATGTCAGCATGGTTAAAGCTGGTGAAATTGGCGGTGTTTTGGATGATGTGCTGAATCGTTTAGCTAAGTTGTTAGAGGATGTTGCTCGATTACAAAACCAAATTAAATCAGCGTTGTCTTATCCAGTGGTTGTGGGTGTTTTAGCAACCACTATCTTTGTTGCTATGACTGTCTTTCTGATTCCCATTTTCGCGAATATTTTTAAAGATATAGGGGTGGAATTACCAGCCCTTACCCAATTTCTGATGTGGTGTAGTGAAATCTTGAGAAGTCGGTGGTCTTTAGTTATTATTGCTTCTTTCATCGTATTGCGTATTGTTTATCAGCAATACTACAAAACACCTATTGGACGCATAACTATTGACCGCCTTTCTCTGAAAGTGCCTTTGTTTGGTGACTTGATCCAAAAATCATCAGTTGCGCGCTTTAGTCGGACTTTCGGCGCTCTGACTCGTTCAGGTGTGCCAATTCTGACTTGCTTGGAAATTGTCCGGGATACATCAGGAAACCAAGTAATTGCTAACGCTATCGATGCAGCCCGTGTAGAGATTCAACAAGGAGGAATGATCAGCCTGGCTTTACAAAAAGATCAAGTGTTTCCGATTATGGCAATTCAGATGATTAGCATTGGTGAAGAAACTGGTGAATTAGATTCGATGTTGATGAAAGTGGCAGATTTCTATGAAGATGAAGTGGAACAGGCAGTTAAAGCACTTACCAGTATTTTAGAACCACTGATGATTGTGGTTTTGGGGGGTATGGTGGGGACAATTTTGCTGGCGATGTATTTGCCAATGTTTAAAGTTTTTGAAACGATGGGGTAA
- a CDS encoding type IV pilus twitching motility protein PilT has protein sequence MEMMIEDLMEKLIEMGGSDMHLSAGLPPYFRISGKLTPIGDQVLSADQCQRLIFSMLNNTQRKTLEQTWELDCSYGVKGLARFRVNVYKERGAYAACLRALSSKIPNFEKLGLPDIVREMSDKPRGLILVTGPTGSGKTTTLAAMIDLINRTKAEHILTVEDPIEFIYEPIKSLVHQRQLNEDTKSFSNALRAALREDPDIILVGEMRDLETISLAISAAETGHLVFGTLHTSSAAQTVDRIIDVFPHEKQTQVRVQLSNSLVAIFSQTLVSKKNPKPGEFGRVMAQEILVVTPAISNLIREGKTSQIYSTIQTGGKLGMQTLEKVLADLYKAGTISFEAAMSKTSKPDEVQRLIGTSAPPAGTRPGAGATRAR, from the coding sequence ATGGAAATGATGATTGAAGACTTGATGGAAAAGTTGATTGAAATGGGTGGCTCGGATATGCATTTATCCGCAGGTTTGCCCCCCTACTTTCGCATCAGTGGCAAATTGACCCCTATCGGTGACCAAGTATTGAGTGCAGATCAGTGCCAAAGGCTGATTTTTAGTATGCTCAATAATACCCAGCGTAAAACCTTAGAACAAACTTGGGAGTTGGATTGTTCCTATGGCGTGAAGGGTTTAGCTCGTTTTCGGGTGAATGTCTATAAAGAACGCGGTGCTTATGCTGCTTGTTTACGGGCGCTCAGTTCCAAAATTCCTAACTTTGAAAAATTAGGTCTGCCAGATATAGTGCGGGAAATGTCCGATAAGCCCAGAGGATTAATTCTGGTGACAGGCCCCACAGGTTCCGGTAAGACAACCACCCTAGCGGCAATGATTGACTTAATTAACCGCACCAAAGCAGAGCATATTCTCACGGTGGAAGATCCGATTGAATTTATTTATGAACCCATTAAAAGCCTAGTCCACCAAAGACAACTCAATGAAGATACCAAGAGTTTTTCTAATGCTTTGAGGGCTGCTTTACGGGAAGATCCAGATATTATTCTGGTGGGGGAAATGCGTGATTTAGAAACAATTTCTTTGGCTATTTCGGCGGCGGAAACAGGACACTTGGTATTTGGAACTTTACACACCAGTTCGGCTGCACAGACTGTTGACCGGATTATTGACGTGTTTCCCCATGAGAAACAAACTCAAGTGCGGGTGCAGTTATCTAACTCTTTAGTAGCCATATTTAGCCAAACCTTGGTCAGCAAGAAAAACCCTAAACCTGGTGAATTTGGACGGGTAATGGCTCAAGAAATTCTCGTTGTTACTCCTGCTATTTCTAACTTGATTCGAGAAGGGAAAACATCGCAAATTTACTCGACTATCCAGACTGGCGGTAAATTGGGGATGCAAACTTTGGAAAAGGTTTTAGCTGATTTGTACAAAGCTGGAACTATTTCTTTTGAAGCTGCAATGTCTAAAACTTCCAAGCCAGATGAAGTTCAACGTCTCATCGGGACTTCTGCACCACCAGCAGGTACAAGACCTGGGGCTGGCGCTACGAGAGCGCGTTAA
- a CDS encoding GspE/PulE family protein translates to MTYSSPQRRSTALTTKTEFSPFGNKLVQSGYVNSEQMRLALIESRKSGKPLTEVLESITGKQLSPEFLRQYKKQQLFELKILYGVEFLDPEVNDIANPKVGNLIESLIPAEICRRHHLVPLSKNENHNPPSVLVAMVDPDNLEASDDLNRILRPQGLALQRMVIAQDDYQQLINQYLDDLALRQKQLDKEKLTDIHQDLENLSNIDIDDTPEEMEADLGAVMKGAEDAPVINLVNRILAKALHEGVSDIHIEPQEENLRIRFRKDGVLSEAFDPLPKKIVMAVTARFKIISNLDIAERRLPQDGRIRRLFEGRKVDFRVNTLPSRYGEKVVLRILDNSSTQLGLDKLITDPETLHMVQDMVSRPFGLILVTGPTGSGKTTSLYSALAEKNSPGINISTVEDPIEYSLPGITQVQVIREKGLDFSTALRAFLRQDPDVLLVGETRDKETAKTAIEAALTGHLVLTTLHTNDAPGAIARLGEMGIEPFMVSSSLIGVLAQRLVRRVCSECRIAYTPTTEELARYGLSASQNTGVTFYKANTLTLEEITAAKAKNQEVCPKCNGSGYKGRCGVYEVMRITENLQTLINQEAPTERIKEVAVEEGMKTLLAYSLDLVRQGATTLEEVERVTFTDTGLEAELKAKRKSGLTCVSCNATLQPEWLDCPYCMTPRFQD, encoded by the coding sequence ATGACTTATTCGTCACCACAACGGCGCAGTACCGCTCTAACTACAAAAACAGAGTTTTCGCCCTTCGGCAACAAGCTAGTACAGTCTGGCTATGTCAATAGCGAACAGATGAGGCTGGCGCTGATTGAAAGCCGCAAGTCTGGCAAACCCCTGACTGAAGTCTTGGAGTCTATTACCGGAAAACAACTATCCCCTGAGTTTCTCAGACAATATAAAAAACAACAGCTCTTTGAACTGAAAATACTCTACGGTGTTGAGTTCCTAGATCCAGAAGTTAACGACATTGCCAACCCCAAAGTGGGCAACCTGATTGAAAGCCTGATCCCGGCTGAAATTTGTCGTCGCCATCACTTGGTACCATTATCCAAAAATGAAAACCACAACCCACCCAGTGTCTTGGTGGCAATGGTCGATCCGGATAATCTCGAAGCTTCCGATGATCTCAACCGCATCCTACGCCCCCAAGGTTTGGCATTACAACGCATGGTAATTGCCCAAGACGATTACCAACAGCTAATTAACCAATATTTGGATGACTTAGCTCTGCGCCAAAAGCAGCTGGACAAAGAAAAGTTGACAGATATTCATCAAGATTTAGAAAATCTGAGTAATATCGACATAGACGATACCCCCGAAGAGATGGAGGCTGATTTAGGGGCAGTCATGAAGGGTGCGGAAGATGCCCCAGTGATTAACCTTGTCAACAGAATTCTGGCCAAAGCCTTACATGAGGGTGTTTCTGATATTCACATCGAACCACAGGAGGAAAATTTAAGGATTCGGTTTCGTAAGGATGGGGTATTAAGTGAAGCTTTCGACCCCCTACCCAAAAAAATCGTGATGGCGGTGACAGCTCGATTTAAAATCATCTCTAATCTAGACATTGCAGAGCGACGCTTACCCCAAGATGGACGCATCCGGCGACTGTTCGAGGGACGTAAGGTGGACTTCCGGGTGAATACTTTGCCTAGTCGCTATGGGGAAAAAGTAGTACTGCGGATTTTGGATAACTCTTCCACGCAGTTGGGATTAGATAAGTTGATTACTGATCCTGAAACTCTGCACATGGTTCAGGATATGGTCAGCCGTCCTTTTGGGTTGATTTTGGTGACTGGGCCAACGGGTTCTGGTAAAACTACATCGCTATATTCGGCATTAGCAGAAAAAAACTCGCCGGGGATTAATATTAGTACAGTAGAAGACCCCATTGAGTACAGCTTGCCAGGGATTACTCAAGTACAAGTCATTCGGGAAAAAGGGTTAGATTTTTCTACGGCTTTGCGGGCGTTTTTGCGGCAAGACCCGGATGTGCTGCTAGTGGGTGAAACACGGGACAAAGAAACTGCCAAAACCGCCATTGAGGCTGCTTTAACTGGCCACTTAGTATTAACTACTTTACATACCAATGATGCCCCAGGTGCGATCGCTCGTCTGGGAGAAATGGGTATTGAGCCTTTTATGGTTTCTAGTTCCCTGATTGGTGTGTTGGCTCAACGTTTGGTGCGGCGTGTCTGTTCTGAATGTCGTATTGCCTATACTCCCACAACTGAGGAACTAGCTCGCTATGGCCTCTCAGCTTCCCAAAATACAGGTGTAACTTTTTACAAAGCTAACACTTTAACATTAGAAGAAATTACGGCAGCAAAAGCCAAAAATCAGGAAGTTTGTCCCAAGTGTAATGGCTCTGGCTACAAAGGACGTTGTGGTGTTTATGAAGTGATGCGAATCACGGAAAACCTGCAAACTCTGATTAACCAAGAAGCACCAACAGAACGCATTAAGGAAGTAGCAGTAGAAGAAGGCATGAAAACCTTGCTGGCTTACAGTCTGGACTTAGTGCGTCAGGGTGCTACGACTCTCGAAGAAGTAGAACGAGTCACCTTTACTGATACCGGCTTGGAAGCCGAGTTAAAAGCCAAACGCAAGAGTGGTCTGACTTGTGTGAGTTGTAATGCAACATTACAACCAGAATGGCTAGATTGTCCCTACTGTATGACACCTCGTTTTCAAGATTAG
- the grpE gene encoding nucleotide exchange factor GrpE, whose amino-acid sequence MMDENKQVNNTSQQLGEPTEVKQSMNSDSPAQTNSNESGSEVTEQVTTPMDVSEDTVIAAENGVAATDRTEVETAALAELTQQIEFLKGQVEERSTQYMRIAADFENYRKRTSKEKEELDLQVKRNTILELLPIVDNFERARAHLKPQSDGEMTIHKSYQGVYKQLVECLKRIGVSPMRPEGQEFDPNLHEAVMREPTDEHPEGTVLEELVRGYYLGDRVLRHSMVKVAAPKEDTPPAPEDPSSSADS is encoded by the coding sequence ATGATGGACGAAAATAAACAGGTAAACAATACTAGCCAGCAATTGGGTGAACCAACAGAGGTAAAGCAATCGATGAATAGCGACTCCCCAGCCCAAACCAATTCCAACGAATCTGGCAGCGAGGTGACTGAGCAAGTGACAACTCCAATGGATGTATCTGAAGATACGGTAATTGCAGCAGAAAATGGTGTTGCTGCCACTGATAGAACCGAAGTGGAAACGGCTGCTTTGGCAGAATTGACTCAACAAATTGAGTTTCTCAAAGGGCAAGTAGAAGAACGCAGTACTCAATATATGAGGATTGCGGCAGATTTTGAAAATTACCGCAAACGCACCAGCAAAGAAAAAGAAGAGCTGGATTTGCAAGTGAAGCGGAACACTATTTTGGAATTGCTACCCATAGTGGATAATTTTGAGCGGGCGCGAGCGCACCTCAAGCCACAAAGTGACGGCGAGATGACAATTCACAAAAGTTATCAAGGGGTTTATAAACAACTAGTGGAATGCCTCAAACGTATAGGGGTATCACCAATGCGTCCCGAAGGTCAAGAGTTCGATCCCAATCTCCATGAAGCAGTTATGCGGGAACCTACGGATGAACATCCAGAGGGAACAGTGTTAGAAGAGTTAGTACGTGGATATTATTTGGGCGATCGCGTGCTGCGCCATTCAATGGTGAAGGTGGCTGCTCCCAAGGAAGACACACCACCAGCACCCGAAGATCCGTCGAGTTCAGCTGACAGTTAA